Proteins from a genomic interval of Oryctolagus cuniculus chromosome 8, mOryCun1.1, whole genome shotgun sequence:
- the LOC138843441 gene encoding uncharacterized protein isoform X1, whose product MRTYGCSVYPEGPASHQPFSRTTSGSFGHCTAVCVSAVKPWVCRLLSVLCVALSWALALSLVCSTSWHLWEFRSNLVPFVSIEFWAAVYYQWVNVSGALRAVPMCSHIDSSWVLPAKMEYGRDLLFFTNFAKAAALLLGWAQPGFRELPELDSKTSTLFLALSGGCTLTAMTWNVAADRWGHNALGFPFLLHFPMARDSLVRAHGTYVLPLSLATAGLTLASALLVFLREVSWYSGVTRWRLEQTTWADNPAPWAESPQPGLRAPP is encoded by the exons ATGAGAACCTATGGCTGCAGTGTCTACCCTGAGGGGCCCGCAAGCCACCAGCCTTTTTCTCGCACCACGTCTGGTTCATTTGGACACTGCACAGCGG TGTGCGTCTCTGCCGTAAAGCCGTGGGTCTGTCGGCTGCTCAGCGTCCTGTGTGTGGCGTTGTCCTGGGCCCTGGCCTTGAGCCTCGTCTGCAGCACCTCGTGGCACCTCTGGGAGTTCCGCAGCAATTTGGTACCCTTTGTGTCCATCGAGTTCTGGGCGGCCGTCTACTACCAGTGGGTCAACGTGTCGGGGGCCCTGCGGGCGGTGCCCATGTGCAGCCACATCGACAGCAGCTGGGTGCTCCCGGCCAAGATGGAGTATGGCCGGGACCTGCTGTTCTTCACCAACTTTGCCAAGGCTGCGGCGCTGCTGCTGGGTTGGGCCCAGCCAGGGTTCCGGGAGCTGCCGGAGCTGGACTCCAAGACATCCACCTTGTTCCTGGCACTAAGTGGCGGCTGCACCTTGACCGCCATGACCTGGAACGTGGCAGCTGATCGGTGGGGGCACAACGCCCTGGGCTTCCCCTTCCTGCTGCACTTCCCCATGGCCAGGGACAGCCTGGTGAGGGCGCACGGCACCTACGTGCTGCCTCTGAGCCTGGCCACTGCCGGGCTGACACTGGCCAGTGCCCTCCTCGTGTTCCTCAGGGAGGTGTCCTGGTACAGCGGCGTAACCAGGTGGCGCCTGGAGCAGACAACCTGGGCTGATAACCCCGCCCCCTGGGCTGAGAGCCCCCAACCAGGGCTGAGAGCTCCCCCCTGA
- the LOC138843441 gene encoding protein WWC3-like isoform X3, giving the protein MSARSGNGGAAGTVTPHWLMARPGGARMPRLSGGGRRRGRGPQGDAARESPSPSPPPSPPASPAPAAPQPPLPPARESPELPLPAGWERTSDYDGLLFYIDHDTRQTSWMDHATGVHCQSNRM; this is encoded by the coding sequence ATGTCCGCTCGCAGCGGGAACGGAGGGGCGGCCGGCACGGTGACTCCGCACTGGCTGATGGCGCGGCCAGGTGGGGCCAGGATGCCAAGGCTGAGCGGGGGCGGCCGGCGGCGGGGACGGGGACCGCAGGGCGATGCCGCCCGGGAGTCGCCATCCCCGTCCCCGCCGCCCTCACCGCCCGCGTCCCCAGCGCCCGCAGCGCCTCAGCCACCGCTGCCGCCAGCCCGGGAGAGCCCCGAGCTGCCGCTGCCCGCCGGCTGGGAGCGGACGAGCGACTACGACGGGCTCCTCTTCTACATCGACCACGACACGCGTCAGACCTCGTGGATGGACCACGCGACCG